The Pirellulales bacterium genome contains a region encoding:
- a CDS encoding DUF1501 domain-containing protein, translating into MHCQRFHEPALTRREMLSRSANGFGALALAALAADPAYAESLGREPSTVGDGPLAERPAHFRRRATRVIFLFMDGGPSQVDTFDPKPRLAREHGQPIKVPVQPTQFDNVGMVLDSPWKFRQYGQSGIPVSELFPHVATCVDDLAIVRSMTSNFSEHTNANYFMHTGLGQQGRPSMGAWITYGLGSQCRNLPGFVVLNSGMIPPGGLDCFGSGFLPVAYQGSSFREGAQPVADLQPLEPRVALQQSKLGLLRDLDRRLTARAAPDDRLEAAIANYELAFRMQSAVPELSDITGETRATHEMYGLDDPHTQVFGRQCLLARRLIERGVRFIELLPQDLGFDRWDQHSRLKEGHAKNALATDKPIAALLTDLKARGLLDETLVVWGGEFGRTPMAQGTDGRDHNPFGFTMWLAGGGIRGGTIYGATDDYGYHAITDKVQIHDLHATMLHLLGVDHKRLTYRFGGRDMRLTDVHGEIIRPILS; encoded by the coding sequence ATGCACTGCCAGCGCTTTCACGAACCTGCTTTGACCCGGCGCGAGATGTTGTCGCGCTCGGCGAATGGGTTTGGCGCACTTGCCCTGGCGGCCTTGGCCGCGGATCCGGCTTACGCGGAATCTTTGGGACGGGAACCATCGACCGTGGGCGACGGGCCGTTGGCCGAAAGGCCGGCGCATTTCCGGCGGCGGGCGACGCGCGTCATTTTCCTATTCATGGATGGCGGTCCGTCCCAGGTCGACACGTTCGATCCGAAACCTCGTCTCGCGCGTGAACACGGTCAGCCGATAAAGGTGCCCGTGCAACCGACGCAATTCGACAACGTCGGCATGGTGCTCGATTCGCCGTGGAAGTTTCGCCAATATGGTCAGAGCGGCATCCCAGTCAGCGAGCTGTTTCCACACGTTGCCACCTGCGTCGACGATCTGGCCATCGTGCGGTCGATGACTTCCAATTTTTCTGAGCACACCAACGCCAACTACTTCATGCACACCGGACTGGGCCAGCAAGGCCGTCCGAGCATGGGGGCCTGGATCACCTACGGCCTAGGGAGCCAATGCCGAAACCTGCCGGGATTCGTCGTGCTCAATAGCGGCATGATTCCGCCCGGCGGACTCGACTGCTTTGGATCCGGATTTCTGCCGGTGGCGTATCAGGGCTCATCATTTCGCGAGGGCGCACAACCGGTTGCCGACCTGCAACCGCTTGAACCGCGCGTAGCACTGCAACAATCCAAACTTGGTTTGCTGCGCGATCTCGATCGTCGCCTGACCGCGCGCGCGGCGCCCGATGATCGCCTGGAAGCGGCCATTGCCAATTACGAGTTGGCCTTTCGCATGCAATCGGCCGTGCCAGAATTGAGCGACATCACAGGCGAAACGCGCGCCACGCACGAAATGTACGGCCTCGACGATCCGCACACCCAAGTCTTTGGGCGGCAATGTCTGCTGGCGCGACGGCTGATCGAGCGCGGCGTTCGATTCATCGAGTTGCTGCCCCAGGACTTGGGCTTCGATCGCTGGGATCAACATAGCCGGCTCAAGGAAGGGCACGCGAAGAACGCGCTGGCGACGGATAAGCCAATTGCCGCTTTGCTGACGGATCTCAAGGCGCGCGGCCTGTTGGACGAAACGCTCGTCGTCTGGGGCGGTGAGTTCGGGCGCACTCCCATGGCCCAAGGAACCGATGGCCGCGATCACAATCCTTTTGGCTTCACCATGTGGCTTGCGGGTGGCGGCATCCGAGGAGGAACGATCTATGGGGCCACAGACGACTACGGCTATCACGCGATCACCGATAAGGTGCAAATTCACGATCTGCACGCCACGATGCTGCATTTGTTGGGCGTGGACCACAAACGCTTGACCTACCGCTTCGGCGGCCGTGACATGCGGCTGACCGACGTCCACGGCGAGATCATCCGGCCGATTCTCAGCTAG
- a CDS encoding TetR/AcrR family transcriptional regulator, with protein MATPLSPNIGSSEIAERIARAAARLFAAEGYDATSVRNIVAAADVTKPTLYYHFESKEALAQTLLTTAIEKLTVGMQEILAGPLPATDKLVAVIGQHFRLCQDDPDLARFAYAMFFGPRSSHLSTVLAELGQVLAGLVAQTVQCLADERIVSRERTDECTAAVRGLITIYTMDYLYRDLSLDSGLSRRLVFDLLDGFTNRATRTLPEPPRN; from the coding sequence ATGGCAACACCACTCTCGCCCAACATAGGCTCGAGCGAAATCGCCGAGCGGATTGCCCGCGCCGCCGCGCGCCTGTTCGCGGCAGAAGGTTATGACGCCACGTCGGTGCGCAATATCGTCGCCGCGGCTGACGTCACTAAGCCGACGCTGTACTACCACTTCGAAAGCAAAGAAGCGCTGGCCCAAACGCTGCTCACCACGGCGATCGAGAAGTTGACCGTGGGCATGCAGGAAATTTTGGCGGGCCCTCTGCCGGCGACCGACAAGCTGGTGGCCGTCATCGGGCAACATTTTCGCCTCTGTCAGGACGATCCCGATCTGGCACGTTTTGCATACGCCATGTTCTTCGGCCCGCGCAGTTCGCATCTCTCGACGGTGCTGGCCGAGTTAGGGCAGGTGCTAGCCGGACTGGTTGCACAAACCGTGCAATGCCTGGCTGACGAAAGAATCGTCTCCCGCGAGCGAACGGATGAATGTACCGCCGCGGTGCGCGGCCTGATCACGATTTACACGATGGATTACCTCTATCGCGATCTGTCCCTGGACTCAGGGTTGTCGCGGCGTCTGGTATTTGATCTTTTGGACGGATTTACAAACCGCGCGACTCGCACGCTTCCAGAGCCGCCGAGGAATTGA
- a CDS encoding efflux RND transporter periplasmic adaptor subunit: protein MLPLSRLTLLIVCGLTGLTVFGCGHQAAKAPQAAVGPKVVPVTIAPAERRSVETTIDVVGTLKGWEDVKVGAEKSGRIVKVLHDVGDRVKPGEPLVELETINADLAVKQAEQRLISELAKLGLREFPREDFNVARLPAVIQAQVAVDRAEQKFAREQRLAEKKVNTVESYQDAEFELRDKKAALDNAMLSARATLASSTASRVELDVARQAREDLIVYAPEPSKPPKNLAEPIEFAVTKRTVSEGQMIREGEQVAQLIIDNPLRMWVNVPERYSPHARIGQEVRLTVASHPGQSFAGTVTWINPGVDAESRTFQVEVSVPNDDRALRPGGFVKAAVVTSQASEKTVVPIEAIVQYAGVTKLFVVRDDKAYSIPVETGTEGNGWVEVQGDVPADAQVVVTGQTQLADGTAITIRKALDQPTAEAAHAAPPDHERKPSDTTSG, encoded by the coding sequence ATGCTGCCATTATCCCGACTCACGTTGCTCATCGTGTGCGGTTTAACCGGTCTTACCGTGTTTGGCTGCGGCCATCAGGCGGCGAAGGCCCCCCAAGCCGCCGTAGGACCGAAGGTCGTGCCGGTAACGATCGCGCCGGCCGAACGCCGCTCGGTAGAAACCACGATCGACGTTGTCGGCACCCTCAAGGGATGGGAAGACGTCAAGGTGGGGGCGGAGAAATCCGGCCGCATCGTCAAGGTGCTCCACGACGTCGGTGATCGCGTGAAGCCGGGCGAGCCGCTGGTGGAACTTGAAACCATCAATGCCGATCTGGCCGTGAAGCAGGCTGAGCAGAGATTGATTTCCGAGCTTGCCAAGCTCGGGCTAAGGGAATTTCCTCGCGAGGATTTCAACGTGGCGAGGTTGCCTGCCGTCATCCAAGCCCAGGTAGCTGTCGACCGTGCCGAGCAGAAGTTCGCCCGCGAGCAACGGCTGGCCGAAAAGAAGGTCAACACGGTCGAATCTTACCAAGACGCCGAATTCGAGCTGCGCGACAAGAAAGCGGCCCTCGACAATGCCATGCTCTCGGCGCGTGCCACTTTGGCATCGTCGACTGCTAGCCGCGTCGAGTTGGACGTGGCGCGACAGGCCCGCGAGGATTTGATCGTTTACGCGCCCGAGCCGTCGAAGCCACCTAAAAATCTGGCCGAGCCCATCGAGTTCGCCGTCACGAAACGCACGGTTTCCGAAGGGCAGATGATTCGCGAAGGGGAGCAGGTCGCGCAATTGATTATCGATAATCCCCTGCGCATGTGGGTCAACGTTCCCGAGCGCTACAGTCCTCATGCCCGCATCGGGCAAGAAGTACGGTTGACCGTCGCCTCGCATCCTGGCCAATCGTTTGCCGGGACGGTGACCTGGATCAATCCGGGAGTTGACGCCGAGAGCCGTACGTTTCAGGTCGAGGTCTCGGTCCCCAACGACGACCGCGCCCTGCGGCCAGGAGGATTCGTCAAAGCCGCGGTAGTGACGAGTCAGGCCAGCGAGAAAACGGTCGTGCCGATCGAAGCCATCGTGCAATATGCGGGCGTCACAAAACTGTTTGTCGTGCGCGACGACAAGGCATACTCCATACCGGTCGAGACGGGAACGGAAGGCAACGGTTGGGTCGAGGTGCAGGGAGACGTGCCCGCCGATGCACAGGTCGTCGTGACTGGCCAAACTCAGTTAGCCGACGGGACGGCGATCACGATTCGTAAGGCGCTGGATCAGCCCACCGCCGAGGCCGCGCACGCCGCGCCCCCCGATCACGAGCGCAAGCCCTCTGACACCACGTCCGGATAA
- a CDS encoding efflux RND transporter permease subunit has translation MGISDICIRRPVFTWVLVASPVVLGILSYFRLGVDLFPNVDFPVCAVTTTLPGASAEEMETSISKPIEDVINTVSGVDAIRSVSSEGMSIVTVQFLLSKNGDVGTQEVRDKVGSVLAQLPKGTEQPIVDRFETDAQPILTIAVSGRRDLREITELARKRIKEQLETVSGVGAATIVGGRTRAMSVTVDTDKLVAYRLSIDDVQSALERQNLEVPGGHIEQGPREMVLRTLGRLHTAAEFNNLIIANRGGYPIRIKDVGEAVDSIEEPRSMARLDGQAAVSVMVQKQSGTNVVKVTDDVKAKLNTILPTLPPDIKLEITRDQSRFVKRSIEEVKFHLLLAAGLVSATILLFIRDWRTTVIATLAIPTSIVPTFAFMYYMGFTLNNITMLGLILAIGIVIDDAVVVHENIFRHMEEHGLDSMEAARIGTREIVLPVMATSLSLVVIFLPLAFMGGIIGRFFSSYGLTVAFAIVMSLFVSFTLTPMLCSRFLKLDPSEAGHAKSKSGFIWRLVDGAYGLILRGSLRAKTLVVIITILVVASTVPIAKIMGISLIPRDDQSEYEVHVITPEGYALDRTDKIMAELESRLWKLPGTVHVFTTIGSTNRNAKGQGSVTEGTIYVRMEELEDREYTQFAIQKEARQILTDYPDLRASVNDVSPFQGGGRAQIFQVEMHGPELEKLAELSDDLMERMKNAGGMTDVDTTLALRKPELQVVVDREAASDLGISVGMIADSLRILVGGMPVSTFRDQGEQYDVWLRAQAGDRSSVHDLYGLSISSPTVGPVSLSNLARVAEQRGPSQIERKDRQRLVTVLANPDGIALNDVQQRTEALLAEMQLPPSYSYTFGGQAETLAETGYYLLIAFVMSILFMYLILAAQFESWSQPVAILMALPVTIPFGLLSLVLAQTPMDIYAMFGLFMLVGIVKKNGILQIDATNQLRARGMARKEAVLEANHTRLRPILMTTVMLVAAMVPIALGKGPGSGARASMAKVIIGGQSLSLILALIVTPVFYVILDSFGSFLHRIGFRLSVVQPSETAGHSPKGAAGAAALAAKKETADDEMAEESLV, from the coding sequence ATGGGCATCTCTGACATCTGCATTCGTCGGCCAGTCTTTACCTGGGTGCTGGTCGCCTCGCCGGTGGTGCTCGGAATCCTGTCATATTTCCGGCTGGGGGTCGACCTGTTTCCGAACGTCGACTTCCCGGTGTGCGCAGTGACCACGACCTTGCCCGGTGCCAGCGCCGAGGAGATGGAAACTTCGATCTCGAAGCCCATCGAAGACGTTATCAACACTGTGTCAGGCGTCGACGCCATTCGCTCGGTCAGCTCCGAAGGAATGTCGATCGTTACCGTGCAGTTCTTGCTTTCCAAAAACGGGGACGTGGGGACGCAGGAAGTTCGCGATAAGGTGGGCTCCGTCCTGGCACAGCTACCCAAGGGAACAGAGCAGCCCATTGTCGACCGCTTCGAGACCGACGCGCAACCGATCCTGACAATTGCCGTGTCGGGTCGCCGCGATTTGCGCGAGATCACGGAGCTGGCCCGCAAACGAATTAAGGAACAGTTGGAAACCGTGAGCGGCGTCGGCGCCGCCACGATCGTGGGAGGGCGCACGCGCGCGATGTCCGTGACAGTCGATACGGACAAGCTAGTCGCATACCGACTATCGATCGACGACGTGCAATCGGCACTCGAGCGACAGAATCTGGAAGTGCCTGGCGGCCATATCGAGCAAGGTCCGCGCGAAATGGTGCTCCGCACGCTGGGACGCCTCCATACCGCTGCCGAGTTCAACAATCTCATCATCGCCAATCGCGGCGGCTACCCGATCCGCATCAAAGACGTGGGCGAGGCCGTCGATTCGATCGAAGAGCCGCGATCCATGGCCCGGCTCGACGGCCAGGCCGCCGTGAGCGTGATGGTGCAAAAGCAGTCGGGCACCAACGTCGTCAAAGTGACCGACGACGTGAAGGCCAAGCTCAATACGATCCTGCCGACGCTTCCCCCCGATATCAAGCTGGAAATCACGCGCGACCAGTCGCGGTTCGTCAAACGTTCCATCGAGGAAGTGAAATTCCACTTGTTGCTGGCCGCCGGACTGGTTTCGGCCACGATCCTGCTCTTCATTCGCGATTGGCGCACGACGGTTATCGCCACGCTGGCCATTCCCACGTCGATCGTGCCCACATTCGCCTTCATGTATTACATGGGCTTTACGCTCAACAACATCACCATGCTGGGGCTGATACTGGCAATTGGTATCGTGATCGATGATGCCGTGGTGGTGCACGAAAATATTTTCCGGCATATGGAGGAGCATGGCCTGGACAGCATGGAGGCGGCCCGCATTGGCACGCGCGAGATCGTGCTACCGGTCATGGCCACTAGCTTGTCGCTGGTCGTTATCTTCCTGCCCTTGGCCTTCATGGGTGGAATCATCGGGCGATTCTTTTCCAGCTATGGGCTGACCGTGGCCTTTGCCATTGTGATGAGCTTGTTCGTCTCGTTCACGCTCACCCCCATGCTGTGCAGCCGATTTCTCAAGCTTGATCCTTCCGAAGCTGGCCATGCCAAGAGCAAGTCGGGCTTCATATGGCGGCTGGTCGACGGGGCCTACGGGTTGATCCTGCGCGGCTCGTTGCGCGCGAAGACACTGGTCGTGATCATTACGATTCTGGTCGTCGCCAGCACCGTGCCGATCGCCAAGATCATGGGTATCTCGCTCATTCCGCGCGACGACCAGAGCGAGTACGAAGTTCACGTGATCACCCCCGAAGGATACGCGCTCGATCGCACCGACAAGATCATGGCCGAGCTCGAAAGCCGGTTGTGGAAGCTGCCTGGCACGGTCCATGTGTTCACAACCATCGGCAGTACGAACCGCAACGCCAAGGGCCAAGGCAGCGTCACCGAGGGCACCATTTATGTGCGGATGGAGGAGCTCGAAGATCGCGAATACACTCAGTTCGCCATCCAGAAAGAGGCGCGGCAGATCCTGACCGACTATCCCGACTTGCGCGCCAGTGTCAACGACGTCTCACCGTTTCAGGGCGGGGGACGGGCGCAGATTTTCCAGGTCGAAATGCACGGCCCCGAACTGGAGAAGTTGGCCGAACTATCCGACGATTTGATGGAGCGGATGAAAAACGCAGGCGGCATGACCGACGTCGATACGACCCTCGCGCTGCGGAAGCCCGAATTGCAAGTGGTCGTCGACCGCGAGGCGGCCAGCGACCTGGGAATCTCGGTCGGCATGATTGCCGACTCGTTGCGAATCCTGGTCGGCGGCATGCCCGTCTCGACGTTCCGCGATCAGGGAGAGCAATACGATGTCTGGCTGCGCGCTCAGGCCGGCGACCGCTCCAGCGTTCACGATCTGTACGGGCTGTCGATTTCGTCCCCCACGGTGGGGCCGGTGTCGCTATCGAATTTGGCGCGAGTGGCCGAACAGCGAGGTCCCAGCCAGATTGAGCGTAAGGACCGTCAACGATTAGTCACGGTATTGGCAAACCCCGACGGTATCGCGCTGAACGACGTACAGCAGCGCACCGAGGCGTTGCTGGCTGAGATGCAACTGCCCCCCTCCTATTCGTACACCTTTGGCGGGCAGGCCGAGACGTTGGCCGAGACTGGCTACTATCTGCTGATTGCCTTCGTGATGTCGATCTTGTTCATGTATCTGATTCTGGCGGCTCAATTCGAAAGCTGGTCGCAGCCGGTCGCTATTTTGATGGCGCTACCTGTGACCATTCCGTTTGGCCTGTTGTCGCTCGTGCTGGCGCAGACGCCGATGGACATCTACGCCATGTTCGGTCTGTTCATGCTGGTCGGCATCGTCAAGAAAAATGGCATCTTGCAGATCGATGCCACGAACCAGTTGCGCGCGCGGGGGATGGCGCGCAAAGAGGCCGTGCTGGAAGCCAATCACACCCGACTGCGGCCGATTTTGATGACCACCGTAATGCTGGTGGCTGCGATGGTGCCGATCGCGCTGGGCAAGGGCCCCGGCTCGGGCGCGAGAGCCAGCATGGCCAAGGTGATCATCGGCGGCCAATCACTGTCGCTGATATTGGCACTGATCGTTACGCCCGTGTTTTATGTAATTCTCGATTCGTTCGGCAGTTTTCTGCATCGCATCGGTTTTCGCTTGTCGGTCGTGCAGCCCTCTGAGACGGCGGGGCATTCCCCGAAAGGTGCCGCAGGCGCCGCCGCGCTGGCGGCCAAAAAGGAAACGGCCGACGACGAGATGGCCGAAGAGAGCCTGGTATAA